A region of Bifidobacterium adolescentis ATCC 15703 DNA encodes the following proteins:
- the rplL gene encoding 50S ribosomal protein L7/L12 has translation MAKYTNDELLEAFGEMTLVELSEFVKAFEEKFDVEAAAPVAAVAAAPAAGAAAEEEKDEFDVILSAVGDKKIQVIKAVRAITNLGLAEAKALVDGAPKAVLEKAKKEDAEKAKSQLEEAGATVELK, from the coding sequence ATGGCTAAGTACACCAACGATGAGCTGCTCGAAGCTTTCGGTGAGATGACTCTGGTTGAGCTCTCCGAGTTCGTCAAGGCCTTCGAAGAGAAGTTCGACGTCGAGGCTGCTGCCCCGGTCGCCGCTGTTGCCGCCGCTCCGGCTGCTGGCGCTGCTGCTGAGGAAGAGAAGGACGAGTTCGACGTCATCCTCTCCGCCGTTGGCGACAAGAAGATCCAGGTCATCAAGGCCGTCCGCGCTATCACCAACCTGGGCCTGGCTGAGGCCAAGGCTCTCGTCGACGGCGCTCCGAAGGCTGTCCTGGAGAAGGCCAAGAAGGAAGACGCCGAGAAGGCCAAGTCCCAGCTCGAAGAAGCCGGCGCCACCGTCGAGCTCAAGTGA
- the rplJ gene encoding 50S ribosomal protein L10: MKRPEKEAVVAQLTDKFRNADAIYLTEYRGLTVPQISELREKLGRDTSYTVAKNTLVRIAAKEAGIEGLDELLAGPTAVTFVKGDFIEAAKTLRDFAKTNKALIIKGGFADGTVYDAEGAKKLADLKSRPQLLAEFAGDIKATMSKAAYLFNALPTKAVRTIDALREKQEKAA; this comes from the coding sequence ATGAAGAGGCCCGAAAAGGAAGCGGTGGTCGCTCAGCTTACGGACAAGTTCCGTAACGCCGACGCTATCTACCTGACCGAGTACCGCGGGCTTACCGTTCCGCAGATCTCTGAACTGCGCGAAAAGCTAGGCCGCGATACTTCCTACACTGTGGCAAAGAACACGCTCGTTCGCATTGCAGCCAAGGAAGCTGGCATCGAAGGTCTTGATGAACTTCTCGCCGGCCCGACCGCTGTGACCTTCGTGAAGGGTGACTTCATCGAAGCTGCGAAGACCCTGCGTGACTTCGCCAAGACCAACAAGGCACTGATCATCAAGGGCGGCTTCGCTGATGGCACCGTCTACGATGCTGAAGGCGCCAAGAAGCTGGCAGACCTCAAGTCTCGCCCGCAGCTGCTCGCCGAGTTCGCCGGCGACATCAAGGCTACGATGTCCAAGGCCGCGTACCTGTTCAACGCTCTGCCGACCAAGGCCGTGCGTACGATCGATGCGCTGCGCGAGAAGCAGGAAAAGGCTGCCTGA
- a CDS encoding FHA domain-containing protein yields the protein MTRQWTVKVDGNNVKTLHDGESVEIGRKPLRPLSDDGFARLDIMDPGKSMSKRHAVLSVDKQGNCSVRDLHSTNGSFVVTNNGQLMRLPAGEDIKLPIDSMTLQFGDVRLTLESAFEHDDEDDDATSGVSDDTSQPVSNLFEYAVSDEAPQEPDAADMSVDDILNLRAGEPTTFFHARNVTDRADALHQAERQTFTPEHADKPELEDAFPSVSLVQETVVAADKPRDLFADAAAQAEAEAEIEADAADSADAAATDAEVAAVSTETAAQPLEASHDGNKNNLIPVDKLFSARPSTPIAVALPDRNDTGDNTGNVDKADNAADASAQEQTQSAEQSQMAEQPTSETAEQQPAEQQSKPMHATQPQTEQPGTVTAEDDDERFRPQNSQSQPAPDETAAFKPIFEPGSVFDRVSKGGLAKQEQTIEVDGLTSDDAKRTDDFTVQFQMARHPELLPFLAMNPSLYDDLYAWLGALGNQDIDAALAHNPGYEEYRKAVGK from the coding sequence ATGACGCGGCAGTGGACCGTCAAAGTTGACGGAAACAACGTGAAAACGCTTCATGACGGCGAAAGCGTGGAAATCGGGCGCAAACCGTTGCGCCCGCTGTCGGATGACGGGTTCGCTCGTCTCGACATCATGGATCCGGGCAAGTCCATGTCGAAAAGACATGCGGTCCTCTCCGTCGACAAGCAGGGCAATTGCTCCGTACGAGATCTGCATTCCACCAACGGCTCGTTCGTGGTGACGAACAACGGCCAACTGATGCGCCTGCCCGCAGGCGAGGACATCAAGCTGCCCATCGACTCGATGACCCTGCAGTTCGGCGACGTGCGTCTTACGCTCGAATCCGCATTCGAACACGATGACGAGGATGACGACGCCACCTCCGGTGTCTCGGATGATACAAGCCAGCCGGTTTCGAACCTGTTCGAATACGCGGTCTCCGACGAGGCTCCGCAGGAACCGGATGCAGCCGACATGTCCGTGGACGACATCCTCAATCTGCGTGCCGGCGAGCCGACGACGTTCTTCCACGCGCGCAATGTCACCGACCGTGCCGATGCTCTGCACCAGGCGGAACGTCAGACCTTCACGCCGGAGCATGCCGACAAGCCGGAACTCGAAGATGCATTCCCCTCGGTCTCCTTGGTTCAGGAAACCGTCGTGGCCGCGGACAAGCCCCGCGACCTGTTCGCCGACGCCGCAGCGCAGGCCGAGGCTGAAGCTGAGATCGAGGCCGATGCGGCCGATTCCGCTGATGCGGCTGCGACCGATGCCGAGGTGGCTGCCGTCTCAACCGAGACAGCCGCTCAGCCCTTGGAAGCATCCCATGACGGTAACAAGAACAACCTGATTCCGGTGGACAAGCTGTTCAGCGCGCGCCCCAGCACGCCAATCGCCGTCGCTCTGCCCGACAGGAACGACACTGGCGATAACACAGGCAACGTTGACAAGGCTGACAATGCGGCTGACGCGTCCGCCCAGGAACAGACGCAGTCCGCCGAACAATCGCAGATGGCGGAACAGCCCACATCGGAAACGGCCGAACAGCAGCCCGCCGAACAGCAGTCGAAGCCGATGCACGCTACGCAGCCGCAGACGGAACAGCCGGGAACGGTGACCGCGGAAGACGACGACGAGCGGTTCCGCCCGCAAAACAGCCAATCGCAGCCCGCGCCGGACGAAACCGCCGCATTCAAGCCGATCTTCGAACCGGGATCGGTATTCGACCGTGTGTCCAAAGGCGGCCTCGCCAAGCAGGAGCAGACCATCGAGGTCGACGGCCTGACCTCCGATGACGCCAAACGCACGGATGATTTCACAGTGCAGTTCCAGATGGCGCGTCATCCGGAACTGTTGCCGTTCCTCGCCATGAACCCATCCCTATACGATGACCTGTACGCGTGGTTGGGCGCATTGGGCAACCAAGACATCGATGCGGCTTTGGCACACAATCCGGGATATGAGGAATACCGCAAGGCAGTAGGGAAGTGA